A portion of the Desulfovibrio intestinalis genome contains these proteins:
- a CDS encoding lytic transglycosylase domain-containing protein has translation MHASARGKTAPTGGRGKNYEDKGVHSHAAVYASSWLMASRADKEITMTVYSMDIAAQGRKGATVGLRLCVLAAVCCLMLAGGCASRQDGGSGKRGVSFSIPDDDPTPLSSKEMAALKSTSQVDKNVPPEAMDDVTRQYKYYLRKGRNSVCVFSKRAEGYLNYSRQVFRSRGIPEDLAYLAIVESGYRVDARSPVGATGAWQFMPATGERFGLTQDWWTDERLDPYESTEAAADYLQKLYDYFGDWPTAVAAYNAGEGKISRAKEGTGGKNFYEVKARNHMLDDKAQLRDETKQYVPRFLAITKIMRNLPELGFESIRPENAPGVLRLTARPGTDLNGLADACGMSWSDFAVYNRHHKRRITDTGRSTFVYVPARNERQAQAFLGSSRCTAYAGWGAMRVASSGDSWEKISRRSGIPVAQLRALNPGESRLSAGQTVLAPRSVDMSARAVAALDSKGSARDENNKKSAASGRSVAQAPASAPVRASAQPARAAASSGSHTLQPNETLYAVARQYNVTVKDLQDHNNISNPNALHAGTVLRIPGGAPSGGVSAGSDGRVGSKTSAKTSRTTYTVQAKDSLWKIAREHKVSVEDLMRWNGVNEKNLRAGSVLVVEQ, from the coding sequence ATGCACGCCTCCGCACGAGGTAAAACGGCCCCCACGGGTGGCCGAGGTAAAAATTACGAGGACAAGGGCGTCCACAGTCATGCGGCTGTGTACGCATCTTCCTGGCTCATGGCAAGCCGGGCAGACAAGGAGATCACCATGACGGTATATAGTATGGACATTGCTGCGCAAGGACGCAAGGGCGCAACTGTTGGTCTTCGCCTTTGTGTGCTGGCAGCCGTGTGCTGCCTCATGCTGGCCGGAGGCTGCGCCTCACGGCAGGACGGCGGATCTGGCAAGCGTGGTGTGTCCTTTTCCATCCCCGATGATGATCCCACACCTCTGAGCAGCAAAGAAATGGCGGCGCTCAAATCCACAAGCCAGGTGGATAAGAACGTGCCCCCCGAAGCTATGGATGACGTGACGCGGCAGTACAAGTACTACCTGCGCAAGGGGCGCAACTCTGTCTGCGTGTTTTCCAAAAGGGCAGAAGGGTATTTGAACTATTCCCGCCAGGTCTTTCGCTCGCGCGGTATTCCCGAAGATCTCGCGTATCTTGCTATTGTAGAAAGCGGCTACCGGGTCGATGCCCGCTCTCCCGTGGGCGCCACTGGCGCGTGGCAGTTCATGCCCGCCACTGGCGAGCGCTTTGGTCTCACGCAGGACTGGTGGACCGACGAGCGTCTCGATCCTTATGAATCAACGGAAGCAGCGGCGGACTATCTGCAGAAACTGTACGACTACTTTGGCGACTGGCCTACAGCCGTCGCCGCCTACAACGCTGGCGAGGGCAAGATCAGCCGCGCCAAGGAAGGCACAGGCGGCAAGAACTTCTATGAGGTCAAGGCCCGCAACCACATGCTTGACGACAAGGCTCAGCTGCGTGACGAAACCAAGCAGTATGTGCCGCGCTTTCTGGCGATCACCAAGATCATGCGCAACCTGCCAGAACTGGGTTTTGAGTCCATCCGGCCTGAAAACGCGCCGGGCGTGCTGCGCCTCACGGCGCGCCCCGGCACTGACCTCAATGGTCTGGCCGATGCCTGCGGCATGAGCTGGAGCGACTTTGCAGTCTATAACCGCCATCATAAACGCCGGATTACGGATACGGGGCGTTCAACCTTTGTTTATGTGCCTGCCAGAAACGAGCGTCAGGCCCAGGCTTTTCTGGGGTCGTCCCGTTGCACGGCCTATGCCGGATGGGGTGCCATGCGTGTGGCCAGTAGTGGCGACTCGTGGGAAAAAATCAGCCGCCGTAGCGGAATCCCCGTTGCCCAGTTGCGCGCGCTCAATCCTGGTGAAAGCCGGTTGAGTGCCGGGCAGACCGTGTTGGCCCCGCGTTCGGTGGATATGTCTGCCCGAGCGGTGGCGGCGCTGGACAGCAAAGGTTCGGCAAGGGACGAGAACAACAAGAAATCAGCCGCGTCTGGCAGATCAGTTGCTCAAGCCCCGGCATCAGCGCCAGTTCGAGCGTCTGCGCAACCCGCCCGTGCGGCAGCTTCATCGGGCAGCCATACGTTGCAGCCCAATGAAACCCTGTACGCTGTGGCCCGGCAGTATAACGTCACCGTCAAAGATTTGCAGGATCATAACAATATAAGCAATCCCAATGCGCTTCACGCCGGAACCGTACTGCGCATTCCAGGCGGCGCGCCGTCTGGCGGCGTATCCGCAGGCTCTGACGGCAGGGTGGGCAGCAAGACTTCCGCCAAGACATCCAGAACTACATATACTGTCCAGGCCAAGGACAGCCTGTGGAAGATCGCGCGCGAGCACAAGGTCAGCGTTGAGGATCTTATGCGGTGGAACGGCGTAAACGAGAAGAATCTGCGCGCTGGTTCTGTGCTGGTTGTGGAGCAGTAG